The proteins below are encoded in one region of Elgaria multicarinata webbii isolate HBS135686 ecotype San Diego chromosome 20, rElgMul1.1.pri, whole genome shotgun sequence:
- the FBXO42 gene encoding F-box only protein 42 isoform X1, translated as MANCSDSDDDSFMAVDPEDAVAEGGTMEQDERPRARPHMEEGEEEEEEAAASAAAGAAEHQRSMQELPEEVLEYILSFLSPYQEHKTAALVCKQWYRLIKGVAHQCYHGFIKAVQEGNVQWESRTYPYPGTPITQRFSHSACYYDSNQSMYVFGGCTQSSCNAAFNDLWRLDLNSKEWIRPLASGSYPSPKAGATLVVYKDLLVLFGGWTRPSPYPLHQPERFFDEIHTYSPSKNWWNCVVTTHGPPPMAGHSSCVIRDKMIVFGGSLGSRQMSNDVWVLDLEHWAWSKPSISGPSPHPRGGQSQIVIDDETILILGGCGGPNALFKDAWLLHMNSEPPWTWQPLKVENEDQGAPELWCHPACRVGQCVVVFSQAPSGRAPLSPSLNSRPSPISATPPALVPETREYRSHSPVRSADEAPCVNGRWGTLRPRAQRQTPCGSREGSLSPAHEDTSPVLNGGSGGFSPGAPAPGGTSLDSPLQAFSPSTPSSATEGCDLKTGLSLAPRRGSLPEQKDLRLAPVDLTWEPKPPPPLCQPEGAEGRTVGPRNPPEQTNGAHSPPRVTSSLAGAVSPGALRRSLEAVKALSSKAPHAALSPPLGSSPGSPGGQSGAAAAASEAAVAPPGAPRPGSAQGDGHALPPIARRLGHHPPQSLNVGKPLYQSLNCKPMQMYVLDVKGLKERGRVQWKLFSSGAVVGPPETSLHTVVQGRGEVIIFGGLMDKKQNVKYYPKTNALYFVRAKR; from the exons ATGGCGAACTGCTCTGACAGCGACGATGACAGCTTCATGGCCGTGGACCCCGAGGACGCCGTGGCAGAAGGGGGCACCATGGAGCAGGACGAGAGGCCGCGAGCCAGGCCCCAcatggaggagggagaggaggaggaggaggaagcggcagcatcagcagcagcaggggcagccgagCACCAGCGTTCCATGCAGGAGCTGCCGGAGGAGGTGCTGGAGTACATCCTGTCCTTCCTCTCGCCATATCAGGAGCACAAGACGGCTGCCCTCGTCTGCAAGCAGTGGTATCGACTCATCAAAG GCGTGGCTCACCAGTGCTACCACGGCTTCATCAAGGCCGTCCAAGAAGGGAACGTTCAGTGGGAGAGCCGCACGTATCCCTACCCAGGCACCCCCATCACCCAGCGCTTTTCGCACA GCGCGTGTTACTACGACTCCAACCAGTCCATGTACGTCTTTGGGGGCTGCACGCAGAGCAGTTGCAACGCAGCTTTCAACGACCTCTGGAGGCTCGACCTGAACAGCAAGGAGTGGATCCGGCCCTTGGCTTCAG gcTCTTACCCTTCgccaaaggcaggagccacgctggTCGTCTACAAGGACTTGCTCGTGCTGTTCGGGGGCTGGACGCGGCCCAGCCCATATCCCCTGCACCAGCCGGAGCGGTTCTTTGACGAGATCCACACTTACTCGCCCTCCAAAAACTG gtgGAACTGTGTGGTGACGACCCACGGCCCCCCTCCCATGGCCGGCCACTCCTCCTGCGTGATCCGGGACAAGATGATTGTCTTTGGGGGCTCCCTTGGCTCTCGGCAAAT GAGCAACGACGTCTGGGTGCTGGATCTGGAGCACTGGGCCTGGTCCAAGCCAAGCATCTCTGGTCCCAGCCCTCATCCACGAGGGGGCCAGTCACAG ATTGTCATAGACGACGAGACCATTCTGATCCTCGGGGGCTGCGGGGGGCCGAACGCG CTCTTCAAGGACGCCTGGCTGCTGCACATGAATTCCGAGCCCCCCTGGACGTGGCAACCCCTGAAGGTGGAGAACGAAGACCAGGGAGCCCCCGAGCTCTGGTGCCATCCGGCCTGCAGG GTGGGCCAGTGCGTGGTGGTCTTCAGCCAAGCCCCCAGCGGGCGGGCGCCCCTCAGCCCCAGCTTGAACTCTCGCCCGTCACCCATCAGTGCCACGCCGCCCGCCCTGGTGCCCGAGACGCGGGAATACCGCTCCCACTCCCCGGTCCGGAGCGCGGACGAAGCGCCCTGCGTCAACGGCCGCTGGGGCACCCTCCGGCCCCGGGCCCAGCGCCAGACGCCTTGCGGCTCCCGGGAGGGCAGCCTCTCCCCGGCCCACGAGGACACTTCTCCGGTGCTGAACGGCGGCAGCGGGGGCTTCTCTCCAGGCGCCCCGGCCCCGGGCGGAACCTCCCTGGACAGTCCGCTCCAGGCCTTCTCTCCCAGCACGCCTTCCTCCGCCACCGAAGGCTGCGACCTAAAGACCGGCCTCTCTCTGGCCCCGCGGCGGGGCTCCCTTCCCGAGCAGAAGGACCTGCGGCTGGCACCTGTGGACCTTACCTGGGAGCCCAAGCCCCCGCCCCCCCTTTGCCAGccggagggggcggagggcaggaCGGTCGGCCCCAGGAACCCTCCGGAGCAGACGAACGGCGCCCACAGCCCGCCCCGCGTGACCAGCTCCCTGGCAGGGGCCGTCTCCCCCGGAGCCCTGCGGCGCAGCCTGGAGGCGGTGAAAGCCCTCTCCTCCAAGGCGCCCCACGCGGCGCTCAGCCCCCCCTTGGGCTCCTCGCCAGGCTCCCCGGGCGGCCAGagtggagccgccgccgccgccagtgaGGCCGCTGTGGCGCCCCCTGGCGCCCCTCGGCCCGGCTCCGCCCAAGGGGATGGGCACGCCTTACCGCCCATCGCCCGGCGGCTGGGCCACCACCCGCCCCAGTCGCTGAACGTGGGCAAGCCCTTGTACCAGAGCCTGAACTGCAAGCCCATGCAGATGTACGTGCTGGACGTGAAGGGCCTCAAGGAGCGCGGGCGGGTGCAGTGGAAGCTCTTCAGCAGCGGGGCCGTGGTGGGGCCGCCCGAGACCAGCCTGCACACCGTGGTACAAGGCCGGGGCGAGGTGATCATTTTCGGCGGCCTGATGGACAAGAAGCAAAACGTCAAGTACTACCCCAAAACAAATGCCTTGTACTTTGTGCGAGCCAAGAGATAA
- the FBXO42 gene encoding F-box only protein 42 isoform X2 yields the protein MANCSDSDDDSFMAVDPEDAVAEGGTMEQDERPRARPHMEEGEEEEEEAAASAAAGAAEHQRSMQELPEEVLEYILSFLSPYQEHKTAALVCKQWYRLIKGVAHQCYHGFIKAVQEGNVQWESRTYPYPGTPITQRFSHSSYPSPKAGATLVVYKDLLVLFGGWTRPSPYPLHQPERFFDEIHTYSPSKNWWNCVVTTHGPPPMAGHSSCVIRDKMIVFGGSLGSRQMSNDVWVLDLEHWAWSKPSISGPSPHPRGGQSQIVIDDETILILGGCGGPNALFKDAWLLHMNSEPPWTWQPLKVENEDQGAPELWCHPACRVGQCVVVFSQAPSGRAPLSPSLNSRPSPISATPPALVPETREYRSHSPVRSADEAPCVNGRWGTLRPRAQRQTPCGSREGSLSPAHEDTSPVLNGGSGGFSPGAPAPGGTSLDSPLQAFSPSTPSSATEGCDLKTGLSLAPRRGSLPEQKDLRLAPVDLTWEPKPPPPLCQPEGAEGRTVGPRNPPEQTNGAHSPPRVTSSLAGAVSPGALRRSLEAVKALSSKAPHAALSPPLGSSPGSPGGQSGAAAAASEAAVAPPGAPRPGSAQGDGHALPPIARRLGHHPPQSLNVGKPLYQSLNCKPMQMYVLDVKGLKERGRVQWKLFSSGAVVGPPETSLHTVVQGRGEVIIFGGLMDKKQNVKYYPKTNALYFVRAKR from the exons ATGGCGAACTGCTCTGACAGCGACGATGACAGCTTCATGGCCGTGGACCCCGAGGACGCCGTGGCAGAAGGGGGCACCATGGAGCAGGACGAGAGGCCGCGAGCCAGGCCCCAcatggaggagggagaggaggaggaggaggaagcggcagcatcagcagcagcaggggcagccgagCACCAGCGTTCCATGCAGGAGCTGCCGGAGGAGGTGCTGGAGTACATCCTGTCCTTCCTCTCGCCATATCAGGAGCACAAGACGGCTGCCCTCGTCTGCAAGCAGTGGTATCGACTCATCAAAG GCGTGGCTCACCAGTGCTACCACGGCTTCATCAAGGCCGTCCAAGAAGGGAACGTTCAGTGGGAGAGCCGCACGTATCCCTACCCAGGCACCCCCATCACCCAGCGCTTTTCGCACA gcTCTTACCCTTCgccaaaggcaggagccacgctggTCGTCTACAAGGACTTGCTCGTGCTGTTCGGGGGCTGGACGCGGCCCAGCCCATATCCCCTGCACCAGCCGGAGCGGTTCTTTGACGAGATCCACACTTACTCGCCCTCCAAAAACTG gtgGAACTGTGTGGTGACGACCCACGGCCCCCCTCCCATGGCCGGCCACTCCTCCTGCGTGATCCGGGACAAGATGATTGTCTTTGGGGGCTCCCTTGGCTCTCGGCAAAT GAGCAACGACGTCTGGGTGCTGGATCTGGAGCACTGGGCCTGGTCCAAGCCAAGCATCTCTGGTCCCAGCCCTCATCCACGAGGGGGCCAGTCACAG ATTGTCATAGACGACGAGACCATTCTGATCCTCGGGGGCTGCGGGGGGCCGAACGCG CTCTTCAAGGACGCCTGGCTGCTGCACATGAATTCCGAGCCCCCCTGGACGTGGCAACCCCTGAAGGTGGAGAACGAAGACCAGGGAGCCCCCGAGCTCTGGTGCCATCCGGCCTGCAGG GTGGGCCAGTGCGTGGTGGTCTTCAGCCAAGCCCCCAGCGGGCGGGCGCCCCTCAGCCCCAGCTTGAACTCTCGCCCGTCACCCATCAGTGCCACGCCGCCCGCCCTGGTGCCCGAGACGCGGGAATACCGCTCCCACTCCCCGGTCCGGAGCGCGGACGAAGCGCCCTGCGTCAACGGCCGCTGGGGCACCCTCCGGCCCCGGGCCCAGCGCCAGACGCCTTGCGGCTCCCGGGAGGGCAGCCTCTCCCCGGCCCACGAGGACACTTCTCCGGTGCTGAACGGCGGCAGCGGGGGCTTCTCTCCAGGCGCCCCGGCCCCGGGCGGAACCTCCCTGGACAGTCCGCTCCAGGCCTTCTCTCCCAGCACGCCTTCCTCCGCCACCGAAGGCTGCGACCTAAAGACCGGCCTCTCTCTGGCCCCGCGGCGGGGCTCCCTTCCCGAGCAGAAGGACCTGCGGCTGGCACCTGTGGACCTTACCTGGGAGCCCAAGCCCCCGCCCCCCCTTTGCCAGccggagggggcggagggcaggaCGGTCGGCCCCAGGAACCCTCCGGAGCAGACGAACGGCGCCCACAGCCCGCCCCGCGTGACCAGCTCCCTGGCAGGGGCCGTCTCCCCCGGAGCCCTGCGGCGCAGCCTGGAGGCGGTGAAAGCCCTCTCCTCCAAGGCGCCCCACGCGGCGCTCAGCCCCCCCTTGGGCTCCTCGCCAGGCTCCCCGGGCGGCCAGagtggagccgccgccgccgccagtgaGGCCGCTGTGGCGCCCCCTGGCGCCCCTCGGCCCGGCTCCGCCCAAGGGGATGGGCACGCCTTACCGCCCATCGCCCGGCGGCTGGGCCACCACCCGCCCCAGTCGCTGAACGTGGGCAAGCCCTTGTACCAGAGCCTGAACTGCAAGCCCATGCAGATGTACGTGCTGGACGTGAAGGGCCTCAAGGAGCGCGGGCGGGTGCAGTGGAAGCTCTTCAGCAGCGGGGCCGTGGTGGGGCCGCCCGAGACCAGCCTGCACACCGTGGTACAAGGCCGGGGCGAGGTGATCATTTTCGGCGGCCTGATGGACAAGAAGCAAAACGTCAAGTACTACCCCAAAACAAATGCCTTGTACTTTGTGCGAGCCAAGAGATAA